From a region of the Nicotiana tabacum cultivar K326 unplaced genomic scaffold, ASM71507v2 Un00003, whole genome shotgun sequence genome:
- the LOC107815767 gene encoding putative lipid-binding protein AIR1B translates to MASKHSVALFLCLNLVLFSMVSGCRTCPKPKPKPCPPPPSSETATCPIDTLKLGVCADVLGLVNAVIGSPPVTPCCSLLSGLANVEAALCLCTAIKANILGINLNVPISLSLLLNVCSKEAPSGFQCP, encoded by the coding sequence ATGGCTTCCAAGCATAGTGTtgctcttttcctttgccttaaCCTCGTCTTGTTTTCGATGGTTTCTGGGTGTCGTACTTGCCCTAAACCTAAGCCAAAACCAtgtcctcctcctccttcttcagAAACAGCTACATGCCCCATTGATACCCTTAAGCTTGGAGTGTGTGCTGATGTTCTTGGATTGGTGAATGCTGTTATTGGCTCACCCCCAGTCACTCCTTGCTGCAGCCTTCTCTCTGGACTTGCTAATGTTGAAGCTGCTCTTTGCCTTTGCACTGCTATTAAGGCTAACATTTTGGGCATTAATCTTAATGTACCTATTTCACTTAGTTTGCTTCTTAATGTTTGCTCTAAAGAGGCTCCTTCTGGCTTCCAGTGCCCTTAA
- the LOC107815764 gene encoding uncharacterized protein LOC107815764 has protein sequence MRKFVETWVNDIVPMARMIMEENKALSKRCTVMWNAKHGFEVNEDVYRFIVDFRTMTYTCRSWMLRDILCQHTLCALYDREIDPDDYVSHWYRKETFLKTYQHFIQPIPNMKMWQESTNPCIEPPESKPMPGRPKRCRRKAKDEPRKKHGKLSKKGIKMTCSNCQQTCHNKSGCRNMSSISSERVISVGTFKYISTTNIDIGLSPWIEV, from the exons ATGAGGAAGTTTGTTGAGACTTGGGTTAATGACATTGTACCAATGGCTAGGATGATAATGGAAGAGAATAAAGCCCTCTCTAAGAGGTGTACGGTTATGTGGAATGCAAAACATGGGTTTGAGGTTAATGAAGATGTTTACAGATTTATTGTTGATTTTAGGACCATGACATATACTTGTAGATCATGGATGTTGAGGGACATTCTATGTCAACATACACTATGTGCATTATATGATAGAGAAATTGACCCAGATGATTATGTTTCCCACTGGTATAGGAAGGAAACTTTCCTTAAAACTTACCAGCATTTCATTCAACCAATTCCCAATATGAAGATGTGGCAAGAATCAACAAATCCATGTATAGAGCCTCCTGAATCTAAACCTATGCCAGGTAGACCAAAGAGATGTAGGAGAAAAGCCAAGGATGAGCCAAGGAAAAAGCATGGTAAACTATCAAAGAAAGGGATAAAGATGACTTGTTCAAATTGCCAACAAACATGCCACAACAAATCTGGATGTAGGAACATG TCCAGTATATCATCTGAGAGAGTCATATCAGTTGGGACATTCAAGTATATATCTACAACTAACATAGACATTGGTTTAAGCCCCTGGATTGAAGTTTAA